Genomic segment of Rhodococcus sp. W8901:
CATCAGGATCAGTGCGATCGCCACCGCAACGAAGACCACCACGATGAGAGCGACCACGATGATCGTGGCCGTGCCGGTCACCGGGAATCCGTGGCGCGTGTCGGGTTCGTGCTCCCACACCCCCGAGGTTCCGCCCGACGCGGGCGGCGTCGACCCAGCGGGCACACCTCCTCCGCCCGACTCCAGGTCCGGTGTGTTGCGGGGGTCGGGGTCGGGTCCGTCGGCTGCACGTGGATCGGTCATCTCGCCCTCCTGGTCGCTTCTCATGCGAGTACCCGCTGGGGCCGCAAGTCATTCGCCGCGACCCGGTACAGGTACGCGATTTCGCGATCCGTGTTTGCGCGGGTGCCGAAGCGGCTATCCGATCACGTGGAGCGTGTCGATCCGGGCCGGTGGGGTCCGGGCATGTCCCTCCCCTGTACGAAGGAACCGGTCATGAAAGGTGGCATGCGAGTCGCCCTCGGTGTCGCGGTCGGCTATTTCCTCGGCCGAACCCGCAAGATGAAGGTCGCGCTGATGCTCGCCGGCGCGGGAGCGACGGGGCGTCTGCCCAGTAATTCTCGCGAATTGGTTCGCGAGGGAATCAAACGGCTCGGCGACTCGGCGGAGGTCGGGAAACTCACCGAGAGCGTCCGCGGCGAACTCACGGATGCGGCGAAACGCGCGGCGGTTGCCGCCGCGAGCAACCGGATCGAGGCCCTCACCAATCGCATCGAGGGCGTCGAATCAGGCGTGGGCGAGGGCGTCGGCAAGGTGGGCGGGGACGTCCGCGACACCGTCGGCAAGGTCGGCGAGGGACTCCTCGGCGGCGAGGAAGCGCGCGGCGACGAGGAAGAGGAGCACGGAGAGCCGGACGAGAAGGACGAGAAGGACGAGAAGGACACCGAAGCATCCCAATCCGCGGCGTCGAAGTCCCGGTCCGAGCGACCGCCCGCCCCTCGGCAGCGCAGGAAGCGCACAGAGCCCGAGGACGACACGGGCAGCGACGACCAGGGCGAGGGGCGGGAGGACGCAGAGTCTCGTCGCCGATCCGCCGCCTCACGGACCTCGCCTTCGCGGCGCAGCACGCCGCGCACGCGTAAGGACTCCGAGCCCAAGTCGCGTACACGTGCACGGTCCACGACGTCCGCCGACGACGCACCCGTGCGACGTACCGGGAGGTGAGAGCTATGACTGCAACCAAAGAGGGGACTGACGAGCAGGGGCCCGCGGTCGGCGCGGAGCAACTCAAGTCGTCCCTGCAGCATCTCGTCGGCGCCGTCGCCCAGAAGGGGGTCAAGTCGCTGACCGATACCGTCTCTTCGACGGTGGGGAACCTCGACCAGTTCAGCGAGAGCGGTGGCAGTGGAGGTCTCGCGTCCGCCGTGACGGGGCTCGCCCAGGGAGAATCCCCCGCAAAAGTGGCGCTCAAGGCGGGCATGTCGTCCGTGACGGGGAAGATCAAGGATAAGGGACGCGACCTCAA
This window contains:
- a CDS encoding DUF6480 family protein, whose protein sequence is MTDPRAADGPDPDPRNTPDLESGGGGVPAGSTPPASGGTSGVWEHEPDTRHGFPVTGTATIIVVALIVVVFVAVAIALILMATGVW